Proteins from a genomic interval of Anopheles funestus chromosome X unlocalized genomic scaffold, idAnoFuneDA-416_04 X_unloc_20, whole genome shotgun sequence:
- the LOC125773067 gene encoding uncharacterized protein LOC125773067 isoform X17 gives MLITRSVSNGSSIVAHIWIDLVISYQKLFYADVLSCLWKKLFEVQRLNIFSTFPKKFLILPLWMLITRSVSNGSSIVAHIWIDLVISYQKLFYADVLSCLWKKLFEVQRLNIFSTFPKKFIILPLWMLITRSVSNGSSIVAHIWIDLVISYQKLFYADVLSCLWKKLFEVQRLNIFSTFPKKFLILPLWMLITRSVSNGSSIVAHIWIDLVISYQKLFYADVLSCLWKKLFEVQRLNIFSTFPKKFLILPLWMLITRSVSNGSSNVAYIWIDLVISYQKLFYADVLSCLWKKLFEVQRLNIFSTFPKKFLILPLWMLITRSVSNGSSIVAHIWIDLVISYQKLFYADVLSCLWKKLFEVQRLKIFSTFPKKFLILPLWMLITRSVSNGSSIVAHIWIDLVISYQKLFYADVLSCLWKKLFEVQRLNIFSTFPKKFLILPLWMLITRSVSNGSSIVAHIWIDLVISYQKLFYADVLSCLWKKLFEVQRLNIFSTFPKKFLILPLWMLITRSVSNGSSIVAHIWIDLVISYQKLFYAVVLSCLWKKLFEVQRLNIFSTFPKKFLILPLWMLITRSVSNGSSIVAHIWIDLVISYQKLFYADVLSCLWKKLFEVQRPKIFSIFPKKFLILPLWMLITRSVSNGSSIVAHIWIDLVISYQKLFYADVLSCLWKKLFEVQRLNIFSTFPKKIPHFATLDAYNSVSFQWIFNCSTYLDRSGH, from the exons atgcttataactcggtcagtttccaatggatcttcaattgtagcacatatttggatagatctggtcattagctaccaaaagttattctacgccgatgtgctaagttgtctgtggaaaaagttattcgaggtacaaagacttaacattttctcaacttttccaaaaaaattcctcattttgccactttggatgcttataactcggtcagtttccaatggatcttcaattgtagcacatatttggatagatctggttattagctaccaaaagttattctacgccgatgtgctaagttgtctgtggaaaaagttattcgaggtacaaagacttaacattttctcaacttttccaaaaaaattcatcattttgccactttggatgcttataactcggtcagtttccaatggatcttcaattgtagcacatatttggatagatctggtcattagctaccaaaagttattctacgccgatgtgctaagttgtctgtggaaaaagttattcgaggtacaaagacttaacattttctcaacttttccaaaaaaattcctcattttgccactttggatgcttataactcggtcagtttccaatggatcttcaattgtagcacatatttggatagatctggtcattagctaccaaaagttattctacgccgatgtgctaagttgtctgtggaaaaagttattcgaggtacaaagacttaacattttctcaacttttccaaaaaaattcctcattttgccactttggatgcttataactcggtcagtttccaatggatcttcaaatGTAGCatatatttggatagatctggtcattagctaccaaaagttattctacgccgatgtgctaagttgtctgtggaaaaagttattcgaggtacaaagacttaacattttctcaacttttcctaaaaaattcctcattttgccactttggatgcttataactcggtcagtttccaatggatcttcaattgtagcacatatttggatagatctggtcattagctaccaaaagttattctacgccgatgtgctaagttgtctgtggaaaaagttattcgag gtacaaagacttaaaattttctcaacttttccaaaaaaattcctcattttgccactttggatgcttataactcggtcagtttccaatggatcttcaattgtagcacatatttggatagatctggtcattagctaccaaaagttattctacgccgatgtgctaagttgtctgtggaaaaagttattcgag gtacaaagacttaacattttctcaacttttccaaaaaaattcctcattttgccactttggatgcttataactcggtcagtttccaatggatcttcaattgtagcacatatttggatagatctggtcattagctaccaaaagttattctacgccgatgtgctaagttgtctgtggaaaaagttattcgaggtacaaagacttaacattttctcaacttttccaaaaaaattcctcattttgccactttggatgcttataactcggtcagtttccaatggatcttcaattgtagcacatatttggatagatctggtcattagctaccaaaagttattctacgccgttgtgctaagttgtctgtggaaaaagttattcgaggtacaaagacttaacattttctcaacttttccaaaaaaattcctcattttgccactttggatgcttataactcggtcagtttccaatggatcttcaattgtagcacatatttggatagatctggtcattagctaccaaaagttattctacgccgatgtgctaagttgtctgtggaaaaagttattcgag gtacaaagacctaaaattttctcaatttttcctaaaaaattcctcattttgccactttggatgcttataactcggtcagtttccaatggatcttcaattgtagcacatatttggatagatctggtcattagctaccaaaagttattctacgccgatgtgctaagttgtctgtggaaaaagttattcgaggtacaaagacttaacattttctcaacttttccaaaaaaaattcctcattttgccactttggatgcttataactcggtcagtttccaatggatcttcaattgtagcacatatttggatagatctggtcattag
- the LOC125773067 gene encoding uncharacterized protein LOC125773067 isoform X10, translating into MLITRSVSNGSSIVAHIWIDLVISYQKLFYADVLSCLWKKLFEVQRLNIFSTFPKKFLILPLWMLITRSVSNGSSIVAHIWIDLVISYQKLFYADVLSCLWKKLFEVQRLNIFSTFPKKFIILPLWMLITRSVSNGSSIVAHIWIDLVISYQKLFYADVLSCLWKKLFEVQRLNIFSTFPKKFLILPLWMLITRSVSNGSSIVAHIWIDLVISYQKLFYADVLSCLWKKLFEVQRLNIFSTFPKKFLILPLWMLITRSVSNGSSNVAYIWIDLVISYQKLFYADVLSCLWKKLFEVQRLNIFSTFPKKFLILPLWMLITRSVSNGSSIVAHIWIDLVISYQKLFYADVLSCLWKKLFEVQRLNIFSTFPKKFLILPLWMLITRSVFNGSSIIAHIWIDLVISYQKLFYADVLSCLWKKLFEVQRLNIFSTFPKKFLILPLWMLITRSVSNGSSIVAHIWIDLVISYQKLFYADVLSCLWKKLFEVQRLNIFSIFPKKFLILPLWMLITRSVSNGSSIVTQIWKDLLISYQKLFYADVLSCLWKKLFEVQRLNIFSTFPKKFLILPLWMLITRSVSNGSSIVAHIWIDLVISYQKLFYADVLSCLWKKLFEVQRLNIFSTFPKKFLILPLWMLITRSVSNGSSIVAHIWIDLVISYQKLFYADVLSCLWKKLFEVQRLNIFSTFPKKFLILPLWMLITRSVSNGSSIVAHIWIDLVISYQKLFYAVVLSCLWKKLFEVQRLNIFSTFPKKFLILPLWMLITRSVSNGSSIVAHIWIDLVISYQKLFYADVLSCLWKKLFEVQRPKIFSIFPKKFLILPLWMLITRSVSNGSSIVAHIWIDLVISYQKLFYADVLSCLWKKLFEVQRLNIFSTFPKKIPHFATLDAYNSVSFQWIFNCSTYLDRSGH; encoded by the exons atgcttataactcggtcagtttccaatggatcttcaattgtagcacatatttggatagatctggtcattagctaccaaaagttattctacgccgatgtgctaagttgtctgtggaaaaagttattcgaggtacaaagacttaacattttctcaacttttccaaaaaaattcctcattttgccactttggatgcttataactcggtcagtttccaatggatcttcaattgtagcacatatttggatagatctggttattagctaccaaaagttattctacgccgatgtgctaagttgtctgtggaaaaagttattcgaggtacaaagacttaacattttctcaacttttccaaaaaaattcatcattttgccactttggatgcttataactcggtcagtttccaatggatcttcaattgtagcacatatttggatagatctggtcattagctaccaaaagttattctacgccgatgtgctaagttgtctgtggaaaaagttattcgaggtacaaagacttaacattttctcaacttttccaaaaaaattcctcattttgccactttggatgcttataactcggtcagtttccaatggatcttcaattgtagcacatatttggatagatctggtcattagctaccaaaagttattctacgccgatgtgctaagttgtctgtggaaaaagttattcgaggtacaaagacttaacattttctcaacttttccaaaaaaattcctcattttgccactttggatgcttataactcggtcagtttccaatggatcttcaaatGTAGCatatatttggatagatctggtcattagctaccaaaagttattctacgccgatgtgctaagttgtctgtggaaaaagttattcgaggtacaaagacttaacattttctcaacttttcctaaaaaattcctcattttgccactttggatgcttataactcggtcagtttccaatggatcttcaattgtagcacatatttggatagatctggtcattagctaccaaaagttattctacgccgatgtgctaagttgtctgtggaaaaagttattcgaggtacaaagacttaacattttctcaacttttccaaaaaaattcctcattttgccactttggatgcttataactcggtcagttttcaatggatcttcaattatagcacatatttggatagatctggtcattagctaccaaaagttattctacgccgatgtgctaagttgtctgtggaaaaagttattcgag gtacaaagacttaacattttctcaacttttccaaaaaaattcctcattttgccactttggatgcttataactcggtcagtttccaatggatcttcaattgtagcacatatttggatagatctggtcattagctaccaaaagttattctacgccgatgtgctaagttgtctgtggaaaaagttattcgaggtacaaagacttaacattttctcaatttttcctaaaaaattcctcattttgccactttggatgcttataactcggtcagtttccaatggatcttcaattgtaacacagatttggaaagatctgctcatcagctaccaaaagttattctacgccgatgtgctaagttgtctgtggaaaaagttattcgag gtacaaagacttaacattttctcaacttttccaaaaaaattcctcattttgccactttggatgcttataactcggtcagtttccaatggatcttcaattgtagcacatatttggatagatctggtcattagctaccaaaagttattctacgccgatgtgctaagttgtctgtggaagaagttattcgag gtacaaagacttaacattttctcaacttttccaaaaaaattcctcattttgccactttggatgcttataactcggtcagtttccaatggatcttcaattgtagcacatatttggatagatctggtcattagctaccaaaagttattctacgccgatgtgctaagttgtctgtggaaaaagttattcgaggtacaaagacttaacattttctcaacttttccaaaaaaattcctcattttgccactttggatgcttataactcggtcagtttccaatggatcttcaattgtagcacatatttggatagatctggtcattagctaccaaaagttattctacgccgttgtgctaagttgtctgtggaaaaagttattcgaggtacaaagacttaacattttctcaacttttccaaaaaaattcctcattttgccactttggatgcttataactcggtcagtttccaatggatcttcaattgtagcacatatttggatagatctggtcattagctaccaaaagttattctacgccgatgtgctaagttgtctgtggaaaaagttattcgag gtacaaagacctaaaattttctcaatttttcctaaaaaattcctcattttgccactttggatgcttataactcggtcagtttccaatggatcttcaattgtagcacatatttggatagatctggtcattagctaccaaaagttattctacgccgatgtgctaagttgtctgtggaaaaagttattcgaggtacaaagacttaacattttctcaacttttccaaaaaaaattcctcattttgccactttggatgcttataactcggtcagtttccaatggatcttcaattgtagcacatatttggatagatctggtcattag
- the LOC125773067 gene encoding uncharacterized protein LOC125773067 isoform X21, which produces MLITRSVSNGSSIVAHIWIDLVISYQKLFYADVLSCLWKKLFEVQRLNIFSTFPKKFLILPLWMLITRSVSNGSSIVAHIWIDLVISYQKLFYADVLSCLWKKLFEVQRLNIFSTFPKKFLILPLWMLITRSVSNGSSIVAHIWIDLVISYQKLFYADVLSCLWKKLFEVQRLNIFSTFPKKFLILPLWILITRSVSNGSSIVAHIWIDLVISYQKLFYADVLSCLWKKLFEVQRLNIFSTFPKKFLILPLWMLITRSVSKGSSIVTQIWKDLLISYQKLFYADVLSCLWKKLFEVQRLKIFSTFPKKFLILPLWMLITRSVSNGSSIVAHIWIDLVISYQKLFYADVLSCLWKKLFEVQRLNIFSTFPKKFLILPLWMLITRSVSNGSSIVAHIWIDLVISYQKLFYADVLSCLWKKLFEVQRLNIFSTFPKKFLILPLWMLITRSVSNGSSIVAHIWIDLVISYQKLFYAVVLSCLWKKLFEVQRLNIFSTFPKKFLILPLWMLITRSVSNGSSIVAHIWIDLVISYQKLFYADVLSCLWKKLFEVQRPKIFSIFPKKFLILPLWMLITRSVSNGSSIVAHIWIDLVISYQKLFYADVLSCLWKKLFEVQRLNIFSTFPKKIPHFATLDAYNSVSFQWIFNCSTYLDRSGH; this is translated from the exons atgcttataactcggtcagtttccaatggatcttcaattgtagcacatatttggatagatctggtcattagctaccaaaagttattctacgccgatgtgctaagttgtctgtggaaaaagttattcgaggtacaaagacttaacattttctcaacttttccaaaaaaattcctcattttgccactttggatgcttataactcggtcagtttccaatggatcttcaattgtagcacatatttggatagatctggttattagctaccaaaagttattctacgccgatgtgctaagttgtctgtggaaaaagttattcgag gtacaaagacttaacattttctcaacttttccaaaaaaattcctcattttgccactttggatgcttataactcggtcagtttccaatggatcttcaattgtagcacatatttggatagatctggtcattagctaccaaaagttattctacgccgatgtgctaagttgtctgtggaagaagttattcgag gtgcaaagacttaacattttctcaacttttccaaaaaaattcctcattttgccactttggatccttataactcggtcagtttccaatggatcttcaattgtagcacatatttggatagatctggtcattagctaccaaaagttattctacgccgatgtgctaagttgtctgtggaaaaagttattcgaggtacaaagacttaacattttctcaacttttcctaaaaaattcctcattttgccactttggatgcttataactcggtcagtttccaaaggatcttcaattgtaacacagatttggaaagatctgctcatcagctaccaaaagttattctacgccgatgtgctaagttgtctgtggaaaaagttattcgaggtacaaagacttaaaattttctcaacttttccaaaaaaattcctcattttgccactttggatgcttataactcggtcagtttccaatggatcttcaattgtagcacatatttggatagatctggtcattagctaccaaaagttattctacgccgatgtgctaagttgtctgtggaaaaagttattcgag gtacaaagacttaacattttctcaacttttccaaaaaaattcctcattttgccactttggatgcttataactcggtcagtttccaatggatcttcaattgtagcacatatttggatagatctggtcattagctaccaaaagttattctacgccgatgtgctaagttgtctgtggaaaaagttattcgaggtacaaagacttaacattttctcaacttttccaaaaaaattcctcattttgccactttggatgcttataactcggtcagtttccaatggatcttcaattgtagcacatatttggatagatctggtcattagctaccaaaagttattctacgccgttgtgctaagttgtctgtggaaaaagttattcgaggtacaaagacttaacattttctcaacttttccaaaaaaattcctcattttgccactttggatgcttataactcggtcagtttccaatggatcttcaattgtagcacatatttggatagatctggtcattagctaccaaaagttattctacgccgatgtgctaagttgtctgtggaaaaagttattcgag gtacaaagacctaaaattttctcaatttttcctaaaaaattcctcattttgccactttggatgcttataactcggtcagtttccaatggatcttcaattgtagcacatatttggatagatctggtcattagctaccaaaagttattctacgccgatgtgctaagttgtctgtggaaaaagttattcgaggtacaaagacttaacattttctcaacttttccaaaaaaaattcctcattttgccactttggatgcttataactcggtcagtttccaatggatcttcaattgtagcacatatttggatagatctggtcattag
- the LOC125773067 gene encoding uncharacterized protein LOC125773067 isoform X11 has product MLITRSVSNGSSIVAHIWIDLVISYQKLFYADVLSCLWKKLFEVQRLNIFSTFPKKFLILPLWMLITRSVSNGSSIVAHIWIDLVISYQKLFYADVLSCLWKKLFEVQRLNIFSTFPKKFIILPLWMLITRSVSNGSSIVAHIWIDLVISYQKLFYADVLSCLWKKLFEVQRLNIFSTFPKKFLILPLWMLITRSVSNGSSIVAHIWIDLVISYQKLFYADVLSCLWKKLFEVQRLNIFSTFPKKFLILPLWMLITRSVSNGSSNVAYIWIDLVISYQKLFYADVLSCLWKKLFEVQRLNIFSTFPKKFLILPLWMLITRSVSNGSSIVAHIWIDLVISYQKLFYADVLSCLWKKLFEVQRLNIFSTFPKKFLILPLWILITRSVSNGSSIVAHIWIDLVISYQKLFYADVLSCLWKKLFEVQRLNIFSTFPKKFLILPLWMLITRSVSKGSSIVTQIWKDLLISYQKLFYADVLSCLWKKLFEVQRLKIFSTFPKKFLILPLWMLITRSVSNGSSIVAHIWIDLVISYQKLFYADVLSCLWKKLFEVQRLNIFSTFPKKFLILPLWMLITRSVSNGSSIVAHIWIDLVISYQKLFYADVLSCLWKKLFEVQRLNIFSTFPKKFLILPLWMLITRSVSNGSSIVAHIWIDLVISYQKLFYAVVLSCLWKKLFEVQRLNIFSTFPKKFLILPLWMLITRSVSNGSSIVAHIWIDLVISYQKLFYADVLSCLWKKLFEVQRPKIFSIFPKKFLILPLWMLITRSVSNGSSIVAHIWIDLVISYQKLFYADVLSCLWKKLFEVQRLNIFSTFPKKIPHFATLDAYNSVSFQWIFNCSTYLDRSGH; this is encoded by the exons atgcttataactcggtcagtttccaatggatcttcaattgtagcacatatttggatagatctggtcattagctaccaaaagttattctacgccgatgtgctaagttgtctgtggaaaaagttattcgaggtacaaagacttaacattttctcaacttttccaaaaaaattcctcattttgccactttggatgcttataactcggtcagtttccaatggatcttcaattgtagcacatatttggatagatctggttattagctaccaaaagttattctacgccgatgtgctaagttgtctgtggaaaaagttattcgaggtacaaagacttaacattttctcaacttttccaaaaaaattcatcattttgccactttggatgcttataactcggtcagtttccaatggatcttcaattgtagcacatatttggatagatctggtcattagctaccaaaagttattctacgccgatgtgctaagttgtctgtggaaaaagttattcgaggtacaaagacttaacattttctcaacttttccaaaaaaattcctcattttgccactttggatgcttataactcggtcagtttccaatggatcttcaattgtagcacatatttggatagatctggtcattagctaccaaaagttattctacgccgatgtgctaagttgtctgtggaaaaagttattcgaggtacaaagacttaacattttctcaacttttccaaaaaaattcctcattttgccactttggatgcttataactcggtcagtttccaatggatcttcaaatGTAGCatatatttggatagatctggtcattagctaccaaaagttattctacgccgatgtgctaagttgtctgtggaaaaagttattcgag gtacaaagacttaacattttctcaacttttccaaaaaaattcctcattttgccactttggatgcttataactcggtcagtttccaatggatcttcaattgtagcacatatttggatagatctggtcattagctaccaaaagttattctacgccgatgtgctaagttgtctgtggaagaagttattcgag gtgcaaagacttaacattttctcaacttttccaaaaaaattcctcattttgccactttggatccttataactcggtcagtttccaatggatcttcaattgtagcacatatttggatagatctggtcattagctaccaaaagttattctacgccgatgtgctaagttgtctgtggaaaaagttattcgaggtacaaagacttaacattttctcaacttttcctaaaaaattcctcattttgccactttggatgcttataactcggtcagtttccaaaggatcttcaattgtaacacagatttggaaagatctgctcatcagctaccaaaagttattctacgccgatgtgctaagttgtctgtggaaaaagttattcgaggtacaaagacttaaaattttctcaacttttccaaaaaaattcctcattttgccactttggatgcttataactcggtcagtttccaatggatcttcaattgtagcacatatttggatagatctggtcattagctaccaaaagttattctacgccgatgtgctaagttgtctgtggaaaaagttattcgag gtacaaagacttaacattttctcaacttttccaaaaaaattcctcattttgccactttggatgcttataactcggtcagtttccaatggatcttcaattgtagcacatatttggatagatctggtcattagctaccaaaagttattctacgccgatgtgctaagttgtctgtggaaaaagttattcgaggtacaaagacttaacattttctcaacttttccaaaaaaattcctcattttgccactttggatgcttataactcggtcagtttccaatggatcttcaattgtagcacatatttggatagatctggtcattagctaccaaaagttattctacgccgttgtgctaagttgtctgtggaaaaagttattcgaggtacaaagacttaacattttctcaacttttccaaaaaaattcctcattttgccactttggatgcttataactcggtcagtttccaatggatcttcaattgtagcacatatttggatagatctggtcattagctaccaaaagttattctacgccgatgtgctaagttgtctgtggaaaaagttattcgag gtacaaagacctaaaattttctcaatttttcctaaaaaattcctcattttgccactttggatgcttataactcggtcagtttccaatggatcttcaattgtagcacatatttggatagatctggtcattagctaccaaaagttattctacgccgatgtgctaagttgtctgtggaaaaagttattcgaggtacaaagacttaacattttctcaacttttccaaaaaaaattcctcattttgccactttggatgcttataactcggtcagtttccaatggatcttcaattgtagcacatatttggatagatctggtcattag